One Meriones unguiculatus strain TT.TT164.6M chromosome 5, Bangor_MerUng_6.1, whole genome shotgun sequence DNA segment encodes these proteins:
- the LOC110562258 gene encoding lysine-rich coiled-coil protein 1, with product MKHSNKSYDSFQDELEDYIKVQKARGLEPKTCFRRMRGDYLESCGYREEFDSRPKYRMFDQRLPSETNYTYPRSCSSSQTEDRLPQWLPAHGKLRLDSLSYCQFTRDGFPEKPVPLNLSQQEYNCGSYSVESVVHKRLCSRHSTIEPQASHRQMHQKRKRHLEEGREKQEERPKHERKSSSEDMDLNKHRSIQKKKTKTEMETVQDGTEKLKNRKEKKSRDVSSKKEDRKRRKEKKEQGEERTEEEMLWDQSILGF from the coding sequence ATGAAGCATTCAAACAAATCATATGACTCTTTTCAAGATGAACTTGAAGATTATATTAAAGTACAAAAAGCCAGAGGCCTAGAGCCAAAGACTTGTTTCAGAAGGATGAGAGGGGATTATTTGGAAAGCTGTGGGTACAGAGAAGAGTTTGATTCCAGGCCCAAGTATAGAATGTTTGATCAAAGACTCCCATCTGAAACCAACTATACCTACCCAAGATCATGCAGTAGTTCACAGACAGAAGATCGGTTACCCCAGTGGTTACCAGCTCATGGCAAGTTGAGACTAGACTCTCTGAGCTACTGTCAGTTTACCAGGGACGGCTTCCCTGAAAAACCAGTCCCCTTGAACCTTAGTCAGCAAGAATACAATTGTGGCTCATACAGTGTAGAATCTGTAGTTCACAAACGCCTCTGCTCACGACACAGTACCATTGAACCTCAGGCCAGTCATAGACAAATgcaccagaagaggaaaagacatCTAGAGGAGGGCAGAGAAAAGCAGGAAGAACGGCCCAAACATGAGAGGAAAAGCAGTTCTGAGGATATGGATTTAAACAAACATAGGAGcatccaaaaaaagaaaacaaagacagaaatggAAACTGTACAGGACGGTACAGAAAAGCTtaagaatagaaaagagaaaaaaagcagagATGTATCCTCTAAGAAAGAGGACCGCAAGCgtaggaaggagaaaaaggaacaaGGCGAAGAAAGGACAGAGGAGGAGATGCTTTGGGACCAGTCTATCCTTGGATTTTGA